One Carya illinoinensis cultivar Pawnee chromosome 5, C.illinoinensisPawnee_v1, whole genome shotgun sequence genomic window, CCAGACATATAGTTTTATCCCTTCCATGATACGACTTAGAATGCTCACCATCATCTCGAGAATCATGCCAGTCAGAACCAGCATACATTCTCCATCTGACATCAATCTTCTTTAAATGTATACGCCCAGTAACCTTTCCAGTATCGGCATATCTCGTATTATCAATAAAAGGAAGCTTGCCTTCCACAAAATGTTCCACACCACTTTGCTCACTAGCCTCTGAAATGTGGTTTTCTACGATTCTTACAGAAGTGTCCCCATACCATCCACTAGTTCCCGTTTCAAGATCTCCACCCCCTGCATTCATGGATCTGCATTTAGGTATCTCAGGCATAGATTGTTTGCCCATAGATAATTCTGACAAAGGGAAAAAGTCATCACCTTTTATAAACTCTGGAAAGTAATCTTCTTCTAAAAATGAGGTCTGACTACTTTCCAGTCCCACTACAGGCATGGACTCATTGATGGACAGATCATGAGATGATATTTCAGTAGTTTCAACATTTAAGCCACACGAATCACCAAGAAGGCTTTCATTGAGTGAAACACAGATGTGGGACTCAGAAGAATCAAATTGGTAGATACCATTGCTATTAAATTGAAATGCATCCTCACATATCTCATCCATCAAACCAACCAATCCAGGTTCACTCTTTGTATCTACACTTGCGGTACACATTCGCGAAGTTGATGGCACAGAATCACCACCAAGAGTACTAGTTTCATCATTAAAATCATTCTTCTCTTGTGCCTTCTGAATATTATTCCACCTAGCCTGCAAATGCACAACCGATTCCTCCACATCAGGAGCAAATAGCTGCTGAAGTTGAGAGGCCAAACGAATCAGACCAGAAGTGGTGTCATGGCAAGTTTCCACGTAAATGTGAGATTTAGAACATTCCACCTCCCACAGAAGGCCATTCTTACAGTTAGTTCTCAAGATAACTTCAATGAGTGCCTCCCAAGCAACTCTGACATAACCAACCTCGTGAAGATGCTCAACATTGTAAGTGCCACCAAGAATATGGGGTTCTGAAACTGTACGAAGAAGCAGCCCAAGATCCTGCACTTGGATTTTGTACTCAGTGTCAATTGAGTTTTTGACAGATGAATTTGATAGATTGAAGGAAGATGCAGCTAACAGACAAGCAACATATTCTTCAGCCACACATTCTTTTCCTTTGGCACTTGAAGAATAAAACTTGGGATCAAGAACTTCAATCCCATCCACCAATTTCCTCAAGTAAGGCTCATAACTCAATCCAACATCAACAAAGTTAAGAACAAAAGAGGACCCACATGATGTATTCAGATCCTTCTGCATACCATTGTCACCAGCTAGTTTCGTCTCAGGTGAGGGCAAGCTGAAAAAGGAGGATATAGTGTCTAACCAATCCAAGCGACCACCTATCGCAACAATGGTACCACATCTGACATTTACGGATGTAAAGCCATGAAAACTCTCTGGCTCCCACAGGTATACAATATCAGAACCCGCCAATCTAGATGACAATGCATTGGAACCTCTTCCATCACCACGCTTTAAAGTAGAATCACTGCATGAGATTAGAATAAACTCTTGCTCGGGAACCCCAGTGATGGAACCCCACAATTTGCCTTCTCCATGGGCTAGCCAAAAAAATTTGGCATCCTTAATACCTCCAATATTTGAGACAGACAGCAATTTAAACTTCTGAATTTTCAGTTTCAAAAGACACCATGATCCTGGAAGTTCACTCTGCATTGAGCCTCCAATATCCTCTTTTGCATCTGGGATAATTGAAATATCTACCGCATCACACTCCACAAGAAGTGATGTTTGAGACACAGAAGATGGTTCCCTAGAATTGGCAGCATCAGAACCCATGCATGACAATCCATTCATCACCTGATTTAAAAGATCGTGTAATACTTTATACTGAGAACTGCAAAGAGTAACTGTAACAGGAGATAGATGAACATGAAAGAAGAGTACAGAGGTCAGAATTATTCCTTGTCGAATTTGAGAATTTAACCCTTCCAGATCTTTCACAGTAGACACAGAAGCAAACTCACCCTTCCCTACAACTTTATAACTACTCCTTGATTCCCCTAAAGTGGCTAAGAGCTTTGCCCTCCTTTGTATCCAAGGACCAGTCACATGACCCTCCGGCCAAAGCATGCTGATGACAGAAAGACAGCCTGTTTTGTTTGTCATGGACAGAATGTTCTGAGAAGAAAGTTTTTTATTCTGCATGTTGCTAGAGTTAATTCCAACCTTATCTTCGCTTGCAGAAGAGACCGAGTAAATTTGAAGATCACCAACATGCAAACGCAAAGACCTTGTGGTTgtgaaaaaatgttttttctgTGAACTTGCATCTGAAGTTGGACTCATGTCTTTATTCACTCCCATGTTCAATGCCGACTGTGATGAAAAGTCAAAAACAACAAACTGGTCCCAGGAAGAGTAGCCTCTACCATCTTCACCATTTTCAAAAGGGAAGCATAGTATTACCCGAGCAATGGGCATCATTATATTGCCACGCAAGCTTTCTGTTGAAGACAAGCTTGTCATGGGTAGAGTAGAACCTCTTCTAGCATCTGCCTGTGATGATCCTTGCTTCTCATTGAAGACCCGGGGTGGGAATTCATTCCTTTTTCTGTTTATCTCAACAGATTTCACCACTTCCACGGATAAATTCATTAATGTATTAATCAGAGGGAAATTCACCCAGAAAACAAAAGGTGATAATTGCAATGAAATTGATGTTGGCCCCATAAAACTGCCATCTGATGAACTTGAACTCACAGAATATTGGCAATGAGTGACGCCTGAAGTTTTAAGCAATGTAACTTTGACTACACCACCCTTATTAACGAAAGGAAAATCTGCATCAGCTAAACTATTTATTTCCTCTGAATGAGGATCTTCAGCAGGAGAGGCAAATGGAGGGAGAGCGCCTTGAACTTCAGCTTGCAGTTGATAAATAGAATGCTTTTGACTGTTGTTCAACCCAAAGTCCAGGGCATTGTTTTCACTGCTGTGGTAATCAGAAACCATAACACACTCCACCATTCCATCAAACTTCATTTCTTGAGGACATACCTGTTAATCTCATCAGATGTTTGAGTAAGTGTAGAAGAATATCAAGCCACACAGACAGTGCAGAGCACAAACGGCAAAACAATAAATGGACGTAAAAGTCTTCAACCACATTTATTACCTGCAAATGAAGAATGATGTGTCTGCATTCTGCACCCAGATAATGAACATTAACCTGATCACCCTCAGGATCACACAAATGCTTTTGGGCTTCATCATGGAAAGAAAGAATGATGGAAATTTCAGCAAATGCAGCTTTTACAATGGTTTCAACATGCTGCTGTTCTGTAATCAAACATTGAAAGAGGAGAAAATCAAAGTTTCACTCACAAATATCTATGAGCAATATATGAGATCTGAAAACGCAATTGGAATTATTTAACTCTTAAATGAGAATATATTAGAAACGTTCAGCCCCAAAAGCTTAAACTAATAAGTGTACCAAAAATGTAATTCAAAGGTGCACTAGACacgctccccccccccccccccccccccctttctctcCCCTTTTCCCTACATGTAGTGtaagattttattattcttattattattattttttttcaaacgagaattttattaatgaaaacaaaaatcatagcTAAGATTCCCGTTGAATTATAAAAAACGGAGGTTCTGAGAATTTGAAGACTAAACCTTTTAGACAACTGACAAAGACCATTCTCTCTGGTACTTTATTTCAACTTTCAAGTGAAGCCAAGTAAACTGAAAATATAATGTAAGAAAAGTGACAGTTGAggagaaacatatatatatatatatatatattttttggataggtaatcaagaaattttattcatagaagtaggcaaagcccaagtacacagggaggaggagaaacatatataacaaatcTCATCTGTATAAGTTCGATTTTGGACAATTTGAATGGACCTTGGACACACCTAGGTGTCATCCAAGCATCACCCAGGCACCAAATATCATCTGCGAGTACATATTAGGCCAAAATACAACGCAAGTTGAAAACACAATCAATGCGCTAACATATAATGCATAGAATGATTAATGCATTCAGTATTAGAGTTCTAAAATGGGGAGAAGAGCGCATACCAGAGGGCATATGCAAAGATCCAGAAGCAAGGCTGGATGCTGCAGTAATTGCACTGAAAACAGAAGATGTCCACTTCCACATCCCACTGCTTGTTAAAGCTGATTGGGAACTTCGTATTCCATCAAAACATTCAAAAAATTGATCTACACTGCACAGAGGCAACAGAATGACATATTAGGGGCAGTGacaatatttgaaattgttataCTTGACTACCAACCGAGGCAGGAGCAAGGCTATACACAcatgaaacaaattaaaaggtTTGAAACATTCAGTTGTTGTTTACATGCATCCACTACTTGGCATTACCAGGAAACATAATATATGAATGCATATACGGAAGACTGGCTCTTAAGGTTCTAATGCAATTCCAAATTCATTACTTTTTCTGTTTGGAGTTGGAAGCAGTATGGTTAGACCCAATATCAGTTGCAAGAAATAGAAATATAATCAACACCGAGTGTCTCTGGTGGGAGTGTCAAGAGAAATTTCCCTCTATTGCagctataataaaaatattgacacCACAAGACGATTACTAACCTTGCCCCAAAATCAAGTTCTTCAAAgtgatttttatggttttcatgGACTGCAAATGGCAACCAATCTGAGATGACATGTGACCCAGGTAGCAGAGATTCAGTGACTGAATCTTGTAGCGCCAAAGAAGATGTGTCCATTGGAAAATCACCACAACTTGGCATCACCTTGTCAGTAACGTGTCCAGTAACTGGTGTTGATGAATGGCTGTAGGATGCTGCATTAATGTTAAAAGAATCCGTTAAATTGTACTGCATATGATCCTCAATATCAGAGTCCAGGTTCTTAAGAGTTCCCCATAAAAGCAAGAGCCATTTAATTGTGCAGGGCTGAAGTCTCAATTCCACGGGATCAATGTGAATATCTGCATCCATTTTGTGAGTGTCTAAGGATCCATTCTTCCAAggtatacttaattttatattcCCAGAAAACCCGCCTCTTTTCCCAGTCACAACAGGAGTGGTAATATTTGAGGGGCAGTGCACCGAAACATATTCACCAAAACTTGTTCTTGATATGCATGGAGAGCTTTCTTTATTGTTGTCATCATCAATTTGAAGAAGTTCAAGTACCGCTTCTCGAAACTTCACAGAACTTGTCAACTGACTTATTCCAAGAAAGCTCTCAATTCTTGCACCACCATTTAAATTGGCATCTGCAGAAACACAAGTTCCACATTCGGTTTCTGATATTCGAAGCACTAGGGTTGTGCGACTGCCCtcattcttttcttccttctccAAATATGGATCAAATGCAACTATCAACTTTTTTATCTTCACGTGGAAACTTGTAAGCAACCGTTTGACCATCTTTGCAATCATCTTAACACcttcatgaacatccccaaacaTAGATTTGGCAGCATCATCCACCATGTCATGCTCACCCTTTCGAAAGTCAGAATGGAGACCATCATCACCATGCTGAACTGAACAAGAAGTTTCACCCCCAGCTGGTGAATTATTCTTCGAACGAGGAGCAAGCACAAGCTCAAGTTCATCTATCTCAACCAGACAACCTTCACCCTTCCAAGGCATTTTAACCAGTAAAGAGCCAATGGACCCTTCTTTTATAATCACTGATGCTGCTGCACCAAACtgtttggggggaggggggacaGGAAGAATTATGCCATAAGAAATCAGCATGATGACAAGTAAATCCattcaagttaaaaaaaaaaaaaaaaaaaacaatgaaaaatgaTGTTAGCAACCCTCTGCACcctaaattatatgaaatatcaattaataatagtTACAGCTCTATTAATAAGTTTCtcattatttacaaaaaaaaaaaaaaaaatgtagttaCAGTTCTAACATTTTGATCTACCATGTGTCTACAAAAGAAAGATATGGCCCCCCAAATCagttaatgtttttaaaataaaataaaataacctgGGAGTCTTATCCTTGGATATACGTAATACAATTGTGAACATATAGACTAGCGATATTAATCAATATAGTCGTCTTTCTTTAGGCTAAATCATCAGCATATGACATCACATTCAATGGTTCTCCACATAAAACGGGCGCCAAGCATATAACAAGATTAAATGCTAGAACGCTACATATTCTTTAAATCCGGAATAACTGACGAATTGAAAAAAGTGCTACTATTGACAAAGAAAACAAACATCTCCGCTCAGTTGAGTCTAATGAGTCAATATGACTCTAATTACCTTAACCGGTAGAAATCTCCCattcttttcattaataaacacaaacaaacttaaacaaaaataaaaaataaaaattcgcgTATTCATTCCCATGCTAATTATTAATGAACTTTGTTtatttctgaaaaataaaagaatcaagcGCACCTTCTCATTGAGACAATCGACATTAAGCGCGAGATCGCTAAGCTGAATCGTGCCCTCGCGGAGCTGCACGTCAAGCTGATCGAGGTCGATATCCCCCAATATGAACTGCCCCAATTTCTTCTTCAGCACGAATTTGCAGACCCTCTTTACGGCCCACCGCGAGAACATCGCCTCGGCCGACTTCGCAATATTCCAGGGGAACATTTTTATGCTGCTTGTCGAAGAATTCGGAATTCTCGAGGCCTGCGTGGAAAGTAGGGTTTTGGGGAGGTTAGATGATTAGGACCGAGGTCTTTCGCCGCTGTTGTGGTTGCTGGCGAGGAAGGTTTCCCTTCCATCGaccatgaagaagaagaagaagaaggaattgtTTGTAGTTTGCGTGAAGTATAATTGATTGAATTTGGGTTCAGTTCTTACGAATCTTGGGGTTTTGATGAATGTTTTGGAGGTTTCCGTGTGAGTCCTCACCTCCgagttttttaatttcctttttaattcagttaaaaaatataaaggaatGAGTTATCctgaaattgagaaaatataacttcaaaaaaattatgagtaCCGGAAAATAACGTAAACTAACGGAATATTTTGAAGGGTGACGCGTCATGTACAGTCAGTCCACTCGCGGAATATTACGTGTTACCACTATTTTGTACTTTGGGTAAATATTCCAttcgaatattttaatttaatattcgaTTAATCTGTATGTAcatatcaattttatataaaagttcaCAATTTATTTCATCCAGTTTAATTGGGAGAAAACCTTTATCCACATCTACTGCTTgagatttttgttaattttaatataattctctccctatattagaattatatttagatgttgagatgatctGAATTGATCTACGAATAgtaatgtttttgtaaattcaTGTGATTGAATGCAAAATCCTTTAGGATCAACCTTTGTTGCATATCAGCAAAATCTGTAAGCTACGATGAGTTCatatttcatgaaaaatttaaaaagtgacGAGTCCAGTAATGATTAAGTTGAAACGAAttcaacaatcaaacataacttatatatatatgggtaatGTTAGAAGGAAGTATCAAATAGACA contains:
- the LOC122311874 gene encoding autophagy-related protein 2-like isoform X1, whose amino-acid sequence is MFPWNIAKSAEAMFSRWAVKRVCKFVLKKKLGQFILGDIDLDQLDVQLREGTIQLSDLALNVDCLNEKFGAAASVIIKEGSIGSLLVKMPWKGEGCLVEIDELELVLAPRSKNNSPAGGETSCSVQHGDDGLHSDFRKGEHDMVDDAAKSMFGDVHEGVKMIAKMVKRLLTSFHVKIKKLIVAFDPYLEKEEKNEGSRTTLVLRISETECGTCVSADANLNGGARIESFLGISQLTSSVKFREAVLELLQIDDDNNKESSPCISRTSFGEYVSVHCPSNITTPVVTGKRGGFSGNIKLSIPWKNGSLDTHKMDADIHIDPVELRLQPCTIKWLLLLWGTLKNLDSDIEDHMQYNLTDSFNINAASYSHSSTPVTGHVTDKVMPSCGDFPMDTSSLALQDSVTESLLPGSHVISDWLPFAVHENHKNHFEELDFGASVDQFFECFDGIRSSQSALTSSGMWKWTSSVFSAITAASSLASGSLHMPSEQQHVETIVKAAFAEISIILSFHDEAQKHLCDPEGDQVNVHYLGAECRHIILHLQVCPQEMKFDGMVECVMVSDYHSSENNALDFGLNNSQKHSIYQLQAEVQGALPPFASPAEDPHSEEINSLADADFPFVNKGGVVKVTLLKTSGVTHCQYSVSSSSSDGSFMGPTSISLQLSPFVFWVNFPLINTLMNLSVEVVKSVEINRKRNEFPPRVFNEKQGSSQADARRGSTLPMTSLSSTESLRGNIMMPIARVILCFPFENGEDGRGYSSWDQFVVFDFSSQSALNMGVNKDMSPTSDASSQKKHFFTTTRSLRLHVGDLQIYSVSSASEDKVGINSSNMQNKKLSSQNILSMTNKTGCLSVISMLWPEGHVTGPWIQRRAKLLATLGESRSSYKVVGKGEFASVSTVKDLEGLNSQIRQGIILTSVLFFHVHLSPVTVTLCSSQYKVLHDLLNQVMNGLSCMGSDAANSREPSSVSQTSLLVECDAVDISIIPDAKEDIGGSMQSELPGSWCLLKLKIQKFKLLSVSNIGGIKDAKFFWLAHGEGKLWGSITGVPEQEFILISCSDSTLKRGDGRGSNALSSRLAGSDIVYLWEPESFHGFTSVNVRCGTIVAIGGRLDWLDTISSFFSLPSPETKLAGDNGMQKDLNTSCGSSFVLNFVDVGLSYEPYLRKLVDGIEVLDPKFYSSSAKGKECVAEEYVACLLAASSFNLSNSSVKNSIDTEYKIQVQDLGLLLRTVSEPHILGGTYNVEHLHEVGYVRVAWEALIEVILRTNCKNGLLWEVECSKSHIYVETCHDTTSGLIRLASQLQQLFAPDVEESVVHLQARWNNIQKAQEKNDFNDETSTLGGDSVPSTSRMCTASVDTKSEPGLVGLMDEICEDAFQFNSNGIYQFDSSESHICVSLNESLLGDSCGLNVETTEISSHDLSINESMPVVGLESSQTSFLEEDYFPEFIKGDDFFPLSELSMGKQSMPEIPKCRSMNAGGGDLETGTSGWYGDTSVRIVENHISEASEQSGVEHFVEGKLPFIDNTRYADTGKVTGRIHLKKIDVRWRMYAGSDWHDSRDDGEHSKSYHGRDKTICLELYLSGMEFQYDLFPIGGVCASKLSLSVQDFHLYDKSRDAPWKLLLGYKHSKEHPRESSSKALKLELEAVRPDPFIPLEEYRLRIALLPILLNLHQSQLDFLINFFGSKNSPVDQSPACYQESDGSKLLHGHTIPNEALLPFFQKFDVWPVVVRVDYSPHHFDLTALSSGNYVELVNLVPWKGVELQLKHVHAVGIYGWGSVCETIIGEWLEDVSQNQVRKILRGLPPIRSFVAVGSSAVKLVSLPVENYKRDRRVLKGMQRGTAAFLRSISLEAVGLGVHLAAGAHDILRQAEYIFTSIPPSVPWAGQSTSKTHVRSDQPNDAQQGLQRAYESLSDGLGKSASALVRTPLKEYQRGAGAGSALASAIRAVPAAAIAPASACASAIHYTLLGFRNSLDPERKKESMEKYLGPTQLSEQD
- the LOC122311874 gene encoding autophagy-related protein 2-like isoform X2, translating into MFPWNIAKSAEAMFSRWAVKRVCKFVLKKKLGQFILGDIDLDQLDVQLREGTIQLSDLALNVDCLNEKFGAAASVIIKEGSIGSLLVKMPWKGEGCLVEIDELELVLAPRSKNNSPAGGETSCSVQHGDDGLHSDFRKGEHDMVDDAAKSMFGDVHEGVKMIAKMVKRLLTSFHVKIKKLIVAFDPYLEKEEKNEGSRTTLVLRISETECGTCVSADANLNGGARIESFLGISQLTSSVKFREAVLELLQIDDDNNKESSPCISRTSFGEYVSVHCPSNITTPVVTGKRGGFSGNIKLSIPWKNGSLDTHKMDADIHIDPVELRLQPCTIKWLLLLWGTLKNLDSDIEDHMQYNLTDSFNINAASYSHSSTPVTGHVTDKVMPSCGDFPMDTSSLALQDSVTESLLPGSHVISDWLPFAVHENHKNHFEELDFGASVDQFFECFDGIRSSQSALTSSGMWKWTSSVFSAITAASSLASGSLHMPSEQQHVETIVKAAFAEISIILSFHDEAQKHLCDPEGDQVNVHYLGAECRHIILHLQVCPQEMKFDGMVECVMVSDYHSSENNALDFGLNNSQKHSIYQLQAEVQGALPPFASPAEDPHSEEINSLADADFPFVNKGGVVKVTLLKTSGVTHCQYSVSSSSSDGSFMGPTSISLQLSPFVFWVNFPLINTLMNLSVEVVKSVEINRKRNEFPPRVFNEKQGSSQADARRGSTLPMTSLSSTESLRGNIMMPIARVILCFPFENGEDGRGYSSWDQFVVFDFSSQSALNMGVNKDMSPTSDASSQKKHFFTTTRSLRLHVGDLQIYSVSSASEDKVGINSSNMQNKKLSSQNILSMTNKTGCLSVISMLWPEGHVTGPWIQRRAKLLATLGESRSSYKVVGKGEFASVSTVKDLEGLNSQIRQGIILTSVLFFHVHLSPVTVTLCSSQYKVLHDLLNQVMNGLSCMGSDAANSREPSSVSQTSLLVECDAVDISIIPDAKEDIGGSMQSELPGSWCLLKLKIQKFKLLSVSNIGGIKDAKFFWLAHGEGKLWGSITGVPEQEFILISCSDSTLKRGDGRGSNALSSRLAGSDIVYLWEPESFHGFTSVNVRCGTIVAIGGRLDWLDTISSFFSLPSPETKLAGDNGMQKDLNTSCGSSFVLNFVDVGLSYEPYLRKLVDGIEVLDPKFYSSSAKGKECVAEEYVACLLAASSFNLSNSSVKNSIDTEYKIQVQDLGLLLRTVSEPHILGGTYNVEHLHEVGYVRVAWEALIEVILRTNCKNGLLWEVECSKSHIYVETCHDTTSGLIRLASQLQQLFAPDVEESVVHLQARWNNIQKAQEKNDFNDETSTLGGDSVPSTSRMCTASVDTKSEPGLVGLMDEICEDAFQFNSNGIYQFDSSESHICVSLNESLLGDSCGLNVETTEISSHDLSINESMPVVGLESSQTSFLEEDYFPEFIKGGGDLETGTSGWYGDTSVRIVENHISEASEQSGVEHFVEGKLPFIDNTRYADTGKVTGRIHLKKIDVRWRMYAGSDWHDSRDDGEHSKSYHGRDKTICLELYLSGMEFQYDLFPIGGVCASKLSLSVQDFHLYDKSRDAPWKLLLGYKHSKEHPRESSSKALKLELEAVRPDPFIPLEEYRLRIALLPILLNLHQSQLDFLINFFGSKNSPVDQSPACYQESDGSKLLHGHTIPNEALLPFFQKFDVWPVVVRVDYSPHHFDLTALSSGNYVELVNLVPWKGVELQLKHVHAVGIYGWGSVCETIIGEWLEDVSQNQVRKILRGLPPIRSFVAVGSSAVKLVSLPVENYKRDRRVLKGMQRGTAAFLRSISLEAVGLGVHLAAGAHDILRQAEYIFTSIPPSVPWAGQSTSKTHVRSDQPNDAQQGLQRAYESLSDGLGKSASALVRTPLKEYQRGAGAGSALASAIRAVPAAAIAPASACASAIHYTLLGFRNSLDPERKKESMEKYLGPTQLSEQD